In Ananas comosus cultivar F153 linkage group 10, ASM154086v1, whole genome shotgun sequence, the following proteins share a genomic window:
- the LOC109716281 gene encoding probable LRR receptor-like serine/threonine-protein kinase At1g14390 isoform X1 gives MPFLSHTIPILLTLPLASLLCSPSQSQIPPPLSAFLNSSNPCSLPPSPRLSITGGSRLHRPLSAASADALFAALSTLPHLTSLSLVSLGLHGPVPPQIHRLSSLQLLNLSSNYLSGPIPPQLLAMGSLQNLILAGNSFNGTLPDFKSLTAITELDLRGNRLAGEIPPPLFSHPSLEFLDLSGNTLSGHIPTDLSCGGRLRFVNISDNLLIGALPSCFRTDSLNRVVIDKANCLDDSKYQRPISYCNQGALAANLSSHEEKSGSRRKFGLLFCVVGGIIGGVALLVLLVVLVLRKLRENHPKRWTLLISDARKSSIIQVTHRNPVDKRHASQAVITESLGLIPYRIFTMKELEEATNNFDASNLMRNGPHKQCYKGLLQDGSMIMIRCFDLKQKYSPQSLVRYMDTISKLRHQHLVSIIGHCTDNGQDNANTTVFLVFEYISNGTLRSHLTEWRKRKMMKWPQRAAAVIGVARGIKILHTVTDPGIVGNDLSIENILLDKTLRAKITDYNLPVLPSDKTTKRGPDSTFAVMEDNDLSSISYVERGEREDIYQLGLILLETITGKSVESQEEMDVLRVQLQQSLNDGAEKLEETIDRAIHGTFALDSLKTAVEITLNCLSKDPKERPSIDDVIWNLQYSVQVQDGWATSENVIIQ, from the exons ATGCCATTTTTATCACACACAATTCCCATCCTCCTCACTCTCCCCCTTGCTTCTCTGCTCTGCTCTCCATCCCAATCTCAAATCCCTCCGCCGCTCTCCGCGTTCCTCAACTCCTCCAACCCCTGCTCCCTCCCGCCCTCACCCCGCCTCTCCATCACCGGCGGCAGTCGCCTCCACCGCCccctctccgccgcctccgccgacgCCCTCTTCGCCGCCCTCTCCACTCTCCCCCACCTCACCTCCCTCTCCCTAGTCTCCCTGGGCCTCCACGGCCCCGTCCCGCCGCAAATCCATCGCCTCTCCTCACTCCAACTCCTCAACCTGAGCTCCAACTACTTATCCGGGCCAATCCCGCCACAGCTTTTGGCAATGGGCAGCCTCCAAAATCTCATCTTGGCGGGGAACTCATTCAACGGCACACTCCCCGATTTCAAATCTCTAACGGCTATAACAGAATTGGACCTGAGAGGGAATAGATTAGCAGGGGAGATCCCACCTCCCCTGTTTTCTCATCCATCTTTGGAGTTCTTAGATTTATCCGGAAACACGCTATCAGGGCACATTCCGACCGATCTTTCTTGCGGCGGTCGCCTTCGATTCGTTAACATATCGGACAATCTTTTGATCGGAGCTCTTCCTTCTTGTTTTCGCACAGATTCTCTGAACCGGGTTGTGATTGATAAGGCTAATTGTTTAGATGATTCCAAGTACCAGAGGCCGATTTCTTACTGTAATCAGGGAGCATTGGCCGCGAATTTGTCGAGTCACGAAGAGAAGAGTGGATCAAGGAGGAAATTTGGTTTACTCTTCTGCGTTGTTGGGGGGATCATTGGTGGTGTAGCCCTGTTGGTTTTATTAGTAGTGTTGGTATTGAGAAAGTTGAGAGAAAATCACCCAAAAAGATGGACATTGCTGATATCCGATGCTCGGAAATCCTCAATTATTCAAGTCACTCATAGAAATCCTGTGGACAAAA GGCATGCATCTCAAGCAGTGATAACAGAATCACTAGGACTAATTCCTTATCGCATTTTTACAATGAAGGAACTAGAAGAAGCCACAAATAACTTTGATGCATCAAATTTGATGAGAAATGGTCCTCACAAACAG TGTTACAAAGGTTTGCTCCAGGATGGCTCAATGATTATGATCAGATGTTTTGATCTAAAGCAAAAGTATTCACCTCAGAGCCTGGTCCGCTATATGGACACGATATCGAAGCTCAGGCACCAACATTTGGTTAGCATTATTGGACACTGCACTGACAATGGACAGGACAATGCAAACACTACTGTATTTCTTGTCTTTGAGTACATATCAAATGGAACATTGAGGAGTCATCTTACAG AATGGAGAAAGCGCAAGATGATGAAATGGCCACAAAGAGCAGCAGCTGTTATTGGCGTTGCGAGGGGAATCAAGATCTTGCACACTGTGACTGATCCAGGAATTGTGGGTAATGATCTCTCAATCGAAAACATTTTGTTGGATAAAACCCTAAGGGCGAAAATTACCGACTACAATCTCCCTGTACTCCCAAGCGATAAAACTACCAAG AGAGGTCCTGATAGCACTTTTGCAGTGATGGAAGACAATGACCTCAGCAG TATTAGTTATGTGGAACGAGGTGAAAGAGAAGATATTTACCAGTTGGGCCTCATTCTTCTAGAAACTATCACTGGCAAATCTGTCGAATCGCAAGAAGAGATGGATGTTTTGAGAGTTCAG CTACAACAGAGCTTAAATGATGGAGCAGAAAAGCTGGAAGAAACGATAGATCGCGCAATTCATGGCACATTCGCCCTCGACTCCCTGAAAACGGCAGTCGAGATAACCCTCAATTGTCTTTCTAAAGATCCTAAGGAGCGCCCGTCAATTGATGATGTTATTTGGAATTTGCAATATTCTGTGCAAGTACAAGATGGCTGGGCTACCAGCGAGAATGTAATCATTCAGTAG
- the LOC109716281 gene encoding probable LRR receptor-like serine/threonine-protein kinase At1g14390 isoform X2, translated as MPFLSHTIPILLTLPLASLLCSPSQSQIPPPLSAFLNSSNPCSLPPSPRLSITGGSRLHRPLSAASADALFAALSTLPHLTSLSLVSLGLHGPVPPQIHRLSSLQLLNLSSNYLSGPIPPQLLAMGSLQNLILAGNSFNGTLPDFKSLTAITELDLRGNRLAGEIPPPLFSHPSLEFLDLSGNTLSGHIPTDLSCGGRLRFVNISDNLLIGALPSCFRTDSLNRVVIDKANCLDDSKYQRPISYCNQGALAANLSSHEEKSGSRRKFGLLFCVVGGIIGGVALLVLLVVLVLRKLRENHPKRWTLLISDARKSSIIQVTHRNPVDKRHASQAVITESLGLIPYRIFTMKELEEATNNFDASNLMRNGPHKQCYKGLLQDGSMIMIRCFDLKQKYSPQSLVRYMDTISKLRHQHLVSIIGHCTDNGQDNANTTVFLVFEYISNGTLRSHLTEWRKRKMMKWPQRAAAVIGVARGIKILHTVTDPGIVGNDLSIENILLDKTLRAKITDYNLPVLPSDKTTKRGPDSTFAVMEDNDLSSYVERGEREDIYQLGLILLETITGKSVESQEEMDVLRVQLQQSLNDGAEKLEETIDRAIHGTFALDSLKTAVEITLNCLSKDPKERPSIDDVIWNLQYSVQVQDGWATSENVIIQ; from the exons ATGCCATTTTTATCACACACAATTCCCATCCTCCTCACTCTCCCCCTTGCTTCTCTGCTCTGCTCTCCATCCCAATCTCAAATCCCTCCGCCGCTCTCCGCGTTCCTCAACTCCTCCAACCCCTGCTCCCTCCCGCCCTCACCCCGCCTCTCCATCACCGGCGGCAGTCGCCTCCACCGCCccctctccgccgcctccgccgacgCCCTCTTCGCCGCCCTCTCCACTCTCCCCCACCTCACCTCCCTCTCCCTAGTCTCCCTGGGCCTCCACGGCCCCGTCCCGCCGCAAATCCATCGCCTCTCCTCACTCCAACTCCTCAACCTGAGCTCCAACTACTTATCCGGGCCAATCCCGCCACAGCTTTTGGCAATGGGCAGCCTCCAAAATCTCATCTTGGCGGGGAACTCATTCAACGGCACACTCCCCGATTTCAAATCTCTAACGGCTATAACAGAATTGGACCTGAGAGGGAATAGATTAGCAGGGGAGATCCCACCTCCCCTGTTTTCTCATCCATCTTTGGAGTTCTTAGATTTATCCGGAAACACGCTATCAGGGCACATTCCGACCGATCTTTCTTGCGGCGGTCGCCTTCGATTCGTTAACATATCGGACAATCTTTTGATCGGAGCTCTTCCTTCTTGTTTTCGCACAGATTCTCTGAACCGGGTTGTGATTGATAAGGCTAATTGTTTAGATGATTCCAAGTACCAGAGGCCGATTTCTTACTGTAATCAGGGAGCATTGGCCGCGAATTTGTCGAGTCACGAAGAGAAGAGTGGATCAAGGAGGAAATTTGGTTTACTCTTCTGCGTTGTTGGGGGGATCATTGGTGGTGTAGCCCTGTTGGTTTTATTAGTAGTGTTGGTATTGAGAAAGTTGAGAGAAAATCACCCAAAAAGATGGACATTGCTGATATCCGATGCTCGGAAATCCTCAATTATTCAAGTCACTCATAGAAATCCTGTGGACAAAA GGCATGCATCTCAAGCAGTGATAACAGAATCACTAGGACTAATTCCTTATCGCATTTTTACAATGAAGGAACTAGAAGAAGCCACAAATAACTTTGATGCATCAAATTTGATGAGAAATGGTCCTCACAAACAG TGTTACAAAGGTTTGCTCCAGGATGGCTCAATGATTATGATCAGATGTTTTGATCTAAAGCAAAAGTATTCACCTCAGAGCCTGGTCCGCTATATGGACACGATATCGAAGCTCAGGCACCAACATTTGGTTAGCATTATTGGACACTGCACTGACAATGGACAGGACAATGCAAACACTACTGTATTTCTTGTCTTTGAGTACATATCAAATGGAACATTGAGGAGTCATCTTACAG AATGGAGAAAGCGCAAGATGATGAAATGGCCACAAAGAGCAGCAGCTGTTATTGGCGTTGCGAGGGGAATCAAGATCTTGCACACTGTGACTGATCCAGGAATTGTGGGTAATGATCTCTCAATCGAAAACATTTTGTTGGATAAAACCCTAAGGGCGAAAATTACCGACTACAATCTCCCTGTACTCCCAAGCGATAAAACTACCAAG AGAGGTCCTGATAGCACTTTTGCAGTGATGGAAGACAATGACCTCAGCAG TTATGTGGAACGAGGTGAAAGAGAAGATATTTACCAGTTGGGCCTCATTCTTCTAGAAACTATCACTGGCAAATCTGTCGAATCGCAAGAAGAGATGGATGTTTTGAGAGTTCAG CTACAACAGAGCTTAAATGATGGAGCAGAAAAGCTGGAAGAAACGATAGATCGCGCAATTCATGGCACATTCGCCCTCGACTCCCTGAAAACGGCAGTCGAGATAACCCTCAATTGTCTTTCTAAAGATCCTAAGGAGCGCCCGTCAATTGATGATGTTATTTGGAATTTGCAATATTCTGTGCAAGTACAAGATGGCTGGGCTACCAGCGAGAATGTAATCATTCAGTAG
- the LOC109716282 gene encoding uncharacterized protein LOC109716282: METNGKRSSGRSATVGSSTLRYPLRSATKPKEGKQDASNSAAAKRGKPSSAVTQSMNVLDLSRKDHSAKPPRRPSMPTKSVCSPHPAPPVGSVTPVTEIRARRNNTRGKSDTPSSDAPRSWSRRSSFNALSSVSYWLTQIKLAEAASKHSISLGFFKLAMESGCEHFDRMREELRSYVIKHKLATELGDSVKDLLQIYNIADDLEKVKVSETNSQPPKEGKSEKETRNTSAVTRRGNLKPKSLNSNTFPSADLNRKEGVQKKQPASRVRGSYNKNPVSELLVKDSNTKHTQKKTQKQRRGQSKAGNEDIGLENKPNAEAVALLPKEVAHEDKENMGVELRVRGEIIEEI, encoded by the exons ATGGAAACCAATGGCAAGCGATCATCCGGCCGCAGTGCAACAGTGGGATCATCGACGTTGCGGTATCCGCTGCGATCGGCAACAAAGCCCAAGGAGGGAAAGCAGGATGCTTCTAACTCTGCCGCCGCAAAAAG AGGAAAGCCTTCTTCAGCTGTTACCCAGAGTATGAATGTTCTAGATCTTTCCAGAAAAGACCATTCTGCCAAACCTCCGCGGAGGCCCTCTATGCCCACCAAATCAGTTTGTAGCCCACATCCGGCCCCTCCGGTCGGGAGTGTAACCCCAGTAACTGAGATTCGAGCAAGGAGAAATAATACGCGAGGGAAAAGCGACACTCCATCTTCCGATGCTCCGAGGTCTTGGAGCAGGCGTAGTAGTTTCAACGCATTGTCTTCGGTTTCTTACTGGCTGACGCAGATTAAGCTTGCGGAGGCAGCTTCGAAGCACTCGATATCGCTAGGCTTCTTTAAGCTCGCGATGGAATCGGGATGTGAG CATTTTGATCGAATGCGTGAAGAGCTCAGATCCTACGTAATCAAACATAAACTTGCAACCGAACTTGGAGACTCGGTGAAAGATTTACTCCAAATTTACAACATAGCGGATGATCTTGAGAAGGTAAAGGTCTCTGAAACAAATTCTCAGCCACCTAAAGAAGGAAAATCAGAGAAGGAAACTCGCAACACTTCTGCGGTAACAAGAAGGGGGAATTTGAAACCCAAATCATTGAATTCAAATACATTTCCTTCGGCTGATTTAAATAGGAAGGAGGGTGTTCAGAAGAAACAACCTGCATCTAGGGTGAGGGGATCCTATAACAAGAACCCAGTGAGTGAACTCCTGGTTAAAGATTCTAATACTAAGCATACTCAGaagaaaactcaaaagcaaaggAGGGGTCAATCAAAAGCTGGAAATGAAGACATTGGTTTAGAAAACAAACCTAACGCTGAAGCAG TTGCCCTGCTGCCGAAGGAGGTTGCACATGAAGACAAAGAGAACATG GGTGTCGAATTACGGGTGCGTGGGGAAATTATTGAAGAAATTTGA
- the LOC109716284 gene encoding uncharacterized protein LOC109716284, with amino-acid sequence MAAAAAEATEANPNPNPRSEGESAPWVEVHLFRRGRGPVGVFRSRLGGAAGDRLDVRGILAEHGLRSLFAFQAPSHRGFPIRFAPADGRSRLPFRPGSVVFLDGDPKDSLAKPIAAIGLGVAVPALLIALMVKGVPEALKRSRSVGGGLFPPWILACMLVLYVRSRRRPAVS; translated from the exons atggcggcggcggcggcggaagcaACCgaagcaaaccctaaccctaatcctagaTCGGAGGGGGAGAGCGCGCCTTGGGTGGAGGTACACCTCTTCCGGCGAGGGAGAGGCCCCGTCGGCGTCTTCCGATCGCGCCTCGGCGGAGCCGCCGGAGACCGCCTCGACGTCCGCGGCATCCTCGCCGAGCACGGGCTCCGCTCCCTCTTCGCCTTCCAGGCCCCCTCCCACAGGGGCTTCCCCATCCGCTTCGCCCCCGCCGATGGCCGGTCCCGCCTCCCCTTCCGGCCCGGATCTGTCGTCTTCCTCGACGGGGACCCCAAG GATTCCTTGGCGAAGCCGATCGCGGCGATCGGCTTGGGAGTGGCGGTGCCGGCGCTTTTGATAGCGCTCATGGTGAAGGGGGTTCCGGAGGCGTTGAAGAGATCGAGGTCGGTCGGCGGCGGGCTCTTCCCTCCTTGGATTCTTGCTTGCATGCTTGTGCTCTACGTTCGGTCGCGGAGGAGACCGGCAGTTTCCTGA
- the LOC109716283 gene encoding small GTPase LIP1: MFWRERERGSSREQNGGPPCGQVRVLVVGDSGVGKTSLVNLILKGSAIARPAQTIGCTVGVKHITYGSAGSSSNGIKGDTERNFFVELWDISGHERYKDCRSLFYTQINGVIFVHDLTQRRTKTNLQKWAAEISATGTFSAPLGSGGPGGLPVPYLVIANKADISAKEGTRISSGNLVDVARQWVEKQGLLPSSEELPLTESFPGSSGLLAAAKEARYDKEAVIKFFRMLIRRRYFSDELPASNAWSASPVQTSTHLGENLSDDDHFHKRLSFSSGNYKYNTLAPLPAQRNLTPPPTLNPQQPMSASENYSFQRYSASSLPEIGSIKSSRADINV, translated from the exons ATGTtttggagggagagggagaggggaagcAGCAGGGAGCAGAACGGGGGCCCGCCCTGCGGCCAAGTCCGAGTCCTCGTCGTTGGGGATTCAG GGGTAGGGAAAACATCATTGGTAAATCTAATTCTGAAGGGTTCTGCAATCGCTCGGCCGGCTCAAACTATCGGCTGCACAGTAGGAGTGAAA CATATTACTTATGGAAGCGCTGGGAGCTCTTCCAATGGCATAAAAGGTGATACCGAGAGAAACTTCTTTGTTGAGCTTTGGGATATCTCAGGTCACGAACGATACAAGGACTGCCGATCTCTTTTCTATACACAAATCAATG GTGTTATATTTGTTCATGATCTGACACAAAGAAGGACGAAAACAAACTTGCAGAAGTGGGCGGCGGAGATTTCAGCAACCGGGACATTCTCAGCTCCTTTGGGATCTGGTGGGCCCGGTGGCCTTCCTGTTCCTTACCTAGTTATTGCTAACAAAGCTGATATTTCTGCGAAGGAAGGAACTAGGATTAGCAGTGGGAATCTTGTTGATGTCGCTAGGCAGTGGGTGGAGAAGCAGGGCTTGCTCCCATCTAGTGAAGAATTGCCTCTAACTGAGAGCTTTCCTGGCAGTTCAGGACTCCTTGCT GCTGCCAAAGAGGCAAGATATGACAAAGAAGCTGTGATCAAGTTTTTTCGGATG TTAATCAGGAGAAGATATTTCTCTGATGAGCTTCCTGCCTCAAATGCCTGGTCTGCCTCTCCGGTGCAGACCTCCACCCATTTAGGCGAGAATTTAAGTGATGATGATCACTTTCACAAGCGGCTGAG TTTTAGCAGCGGCAATTACAAGTACAATACACTGGCCCCTCTTCCGGCCCAGCGAAACCTCACACCACCTCCAACACTCAATCCACAGCAGCCCATGTCCGCATCGGAGAACTACAGCTTTCAAAGATATTCAGCATCCAGCCTGCCTGAAATTGGCAGCATCAAATCGAGTCGAGCTGATATCAATGTTTGA